A window of the Megalopta genalis isolate 19385.01 chromosome 2, iyMegGena1_principal, whole genome shotgun sequence genome harbors these coding sequences:
- the LOC117219459 gene encoding uncharacterized protein LOC117219459 translates to MKLFVVFCIFVTIAYVCAERDPREALDDMTEWIKTEKFVSEGILKHAVGNGDMTGPVGAREAHSRQRRNVCQRNWFLRMLYGDNFACKANCLDDKSYGTTWRGGKCLNRRCVCY, encoded by the exons ATGAAACTTTTCGTTGTTTTTTGTATCTTCGTTACGATCGCCTACGTGTGCGCAGAAAGAGATCCACGAGAAGCCCTCGATGACATGACTGAATGGATAA AAACCGAGAAATTCGTTTCGGAGGGTATTCTGAAGCACGCTGTTGGGAACGGCGACATGACAGGACCTGTCGGTGCACGGGAAGCACATAGCCGACAACGCAGAAATGTGTGCCAGAGAAATTGGTTTCTGAGAATGCTCTACGGGGATAATTTTGCTTGCAAAGCCAACTGCTTGGATGACAAATCATACGGTACTACATGGCGAGGTGGTAAATGCTTGAATCGAAGATGTGTCTGTTACTGA
- the LOC143258746 gene encoding uncharacterized protein LOC143258746: MKLFVALFIFVTVVYVSVESAPSDFAAIHATIKHILKREAGYDDMATLSSVGDEHVRVARRARCDANWFIRMISSDEFGCNADCIGERYKASRIRWNGGKCKDRRCVCY, from the exons ATGAAACTTTTCGTCGCTCTATTCATCTTCGTTACGGTCGTCTATGTGTCCGTAGAAAGTGCTCCATCAGACTTCGCTGCCATACATGCTACGATAA AGCATATTCTGAAGCGTGAAGCTGGATATGACGACATGGCAACACTTTCCAGTGTTGGTGATGAACATGTTCGAGTAGCACGCCGGGCTAGATGCGATGCGAATTGGTTTATTCGAATGATAAGTTCCGATGAATTTGGTTGCAATGCCGATTGCATCGGTGAGAGATATAAGGCATCTCGTATTAGATGGAACGGTGGTAAATGTAAGGATCGCAGATGCGTTTGTTACTAA